A region from the Aegilops tauschii subsp. strangulata cultivar AL8/78 chromosome 5, Aet v6.0, whole genome shotgun sequence genome encodes:
- the LOC109763448 gene encoding receptor like protein kinase S.2 encodes MDLRESTVTEMIQGDDRSKWLSYSNHNIKCFAEGEIRGITSNYETIIGKGGFGEVYKGVLQDGRIVAIKKFMCNVEENFAKELKVHCEINHKNVVRLIGYCAEENALMIVSEYISQGNLCDVLHHKCIPITLDTRLRIAVECSEALCYMHSQMYTQVIHGDIKPANILLDDQFNAKISDFGISRLVNTDSALFTEHVIGSIGYMDPLFARSGRLTSKSDVYSFGIVLVELITKKKATLRNGETGIVECFAQALAAGKRRVRELFDVEISSQNNMKVLEGVAKLAGQCLMMEIDRRPDMIDVAERLRALRKTQVQGKQTIFPWGWRNKPAVCRHFSLGEMKSATSNFDESHLVGRDGYGSVYYGMIDGGATKVAIKPVEQDVSEFQTEIAMMAKLRHHHLVSLVGYCHEKNQRILIYDYMVRGALSGNLYANNTKEPPLTWRQRLDICIGAARALHYLHECSIIHNDVSTTNILLDDRLVGKFSSKVSRRRDTMDVTPILRKGNFYCADPEFRRTGEFTEKSNVYSFGVVLFEVLCARAAWDPSLPRRQVYLVQCALNCQKKDILDLIVDPYLEEKIAPLCFKKFVEIAEKCVSDHAIHRPTMQEVLENLELCACLAEQSGSLGDETPDDVDTDGPSRRECRLNLEMYLAEDDDSSYCSEIPTSEDDGIDGDEQIADSMDSKLSIDSNLCHHFSLREMKSATRNFDESHLVCVGGSRDVYYGVIDGAATKVSKLASRGKVCVGGSHEVYYGMMVAIKRDKVVQDASKFLTEIATMAKLRHHHLVSLVGYCKEENEMILIDEYMARGTLFGNLYGNSTEQPPLTWRQRLDICIGAARALHYLHEHSFTHNDVSTASILLDWRLVGKVSIKVSLPQDATDVTTRQCPMARFSFLDSETCCTWQLTAKSNVYSFGVVLFEVLCARAAYDPNLPWRQANLVEYALSCQKKGIIDLIVDPYLKGNISPWCFKKFVEIAEKCVSDCGVNHPTMQEVLQDLEMCLAEQNGSPGDEMLADDDSNGSQGSDRCLKNDGIDGDELVVNPVESKQKKS; translated from the coding sequence ATGGACCTTCGAGAAAGTACGGTGACAGAAATGATCCAAGGTGATGATAGATCAAAGTGGTTATCGTATAGCAATCATAACATAAAATGCTTCGCCGAGGGAGAGATAAGAGGAATTACCAGTAACTACGAAACTATCATTGGAAAAGGCGGTTTTGGAGAAGTTTACAAAGGTGTTCTCCAAGATGGAAGAATAGTTGCAATCAAGAAATTTATGTGTAATGTAGAAGAAAATTTTGCCAAAGAGCTGAAAGTTCACTGTGAAATCAACCACAAGAATGTAGTTAGGCTCATAGGCTACTGTGCTGAGGAAAATGCCCTTATGATAGTCAGTGAGTATATATCTCAAGGGAACCTTTGCGATGTTCTTCACCATAAATGCATTCCCATCACGTTGGACACACGACTGCGGATCGCGGTGGAGTGTTCAGAGGCACTGTGCTACATGCATTCACAAATGTATACTCAGGTCATTCATGGTGATATCAAGCCTGCCAATATACTATTAGATGACCAATTTAATGCAAAAATATCTGACTTTGGAATATCAAGACTTGTCAACACAGACTCGGCCCTTTTCACTGAGCATGTAATAGGGAGCATAGGTTACATGGACCCATTGTTTGCTCGCAGCGGGCGTCTCACCTCGAAGAGTGATGTTTACAGTTTTGGAATCGTTCTGGTTGAATTGATCACAAAGAAGAAGGCAACACTAAGAAATGGGGAGACTGGCATAGTTGAATGTTTCGCCCAAGCTCTTGCAGCAGGGAAGAGGAGGGTGAGAGAGCTGTTTGATGTTGAAATCTCAAGCCAGAACAACATGAAGGTTCTTGAAGGGGTTGCAAAGCTAGCAGGACAATGTTTGATGATGGAAATTGATAGACGTCCTGACATGATAGATGTGGCAGAACGTCTTCGGGCGCTTAGGAAAACTCAAGTTCAAGGTAAACAAACTATTTTTCCTTGGGGGTGGAGGAACAAGCCAGCAGTGTGCCGCCATTTCTCACTTGGGGAGATGAAATCTGCGACAAGTAACTTTGATGAGTCGCACCTTGTTGGTCGGGATGGATATGGTAGTGTTTACTATGGAATGATTGATGGGGGAGCAACGAAGGTGGCTATCAAACCTGTTGAGCAGGATGTGAGTGAGTTCCAGACGGAGATAGCGATGATGGCAAAGCTCCGCCACCATCATCTCGTATCATTGGTCGGTTACTGCCATGAGAAAAACCAGAGGATACTGATCTACGACTACATGGTTCGTGGCGCCCTGAGTGGTAACCTTTACGCTAACAACACCAAGGAGCCACCGCTTACTTGGAGGCAGCGTCTAGACATATGCATAGGTGCTGCTCGTGCCCTGCACTACCTTCACGAGTGTTCCATCATCCATAATGACGTGTCGACGACGAACATTCTCCTAGATGATAGATTAGTCGGCAAATTTTCAAGTAAAGTCTCACGCCGGCGGGATACCATGGATGTGACCCCCATACTGCGTAAGGGAAATTTCTATTGTGCCGATCCTGAATTTCGCCGCACTGGGGAATTCACAGAGAAATCCAATGTATATTCTTTTGGTGTCGTGCTGTTTGAGGTTTTGTGTGCTCGGGCTGCCTGGGATCCCAGTCTTCCAAGGAGACAAGTATACTTGGTACAATGTGCCCTTAATTGCCAGAAGAAGGATATCCTTGATCTTATTGTTGATCCCTATCTCGAAGAAAAGATTGCCCCGTTGTGCTTCAAGAAGTTTGTGGAGATTGCTGAGAAATGTGTTAGTGATCATGCTATCCACCGCCCTACAATGCAAGAAGTGCTTGAGAACCTGGAGTTGTGTGCGTGCCTTGCAGAACAAAGTGGAAGCCTTGGTGATGAGACACCAGACGACGTTGACACTGATGGTCCTTCAAGGAGAGAATGTCGGCTGAACCTTGAGATGTACCTTGCAGAGGACGATGATTCCAGCTATTGTAGTGAGATTCCGACATCTGAAGATGATGGCATAGATGGGGATGAGCAAATTGCTGATAGTATGGATTCCAAATTGTCAATTGATTCCAACTTGTGCCACCATTTCTCACTTAGAGAGATGAAATCCGCGACAAGAAACTTTGATGAGTCGCACCTTGTTTGTGTGGGTGGATCTCGTGATGTTTATTATGGAGTGATTGATGGGGCAGCAACCAAGGTGTCCAAGTTAGCTTCACGAGGCAAAGTTTGTGTGGGTGGATCTCATGAAGTTTACTATGGAATGATGGTGGCTATCAAACGTGACAAAGTTGTGCAGGATGCGAGTAAGTTCTTGACAGAGATAGCGACGATGGCAAAGCTCCGCCACCATCATCTCGTATCACTGGTTGGTTACTGCAAAGAGGAAAACGAGATGATACTGATCGACGAGTACATGGCTCGTGGCACCCTGTTTGGGAACCTTTACGGTAACAGCACCGAGCAGCCACCGCTTACTTGGAGGCAGCGTCTAGACATCTGCATCGGTGCTGCTCGTGCCCTGCACTACCTTCACGAGCATTCCTTCACCCATAATGACGTGTCCACAGCGAGCATTCTCCTAGATTGGAGATTGGTCGGCAAGGTTTCAATTAAAGTCTCGCTGCCGCAGGATGCCACGGATGTGACCACGCGCCAGTGTCCTATGGCACGTTTCAGTTTTCTTGATTCCGAAACTTGCTGCACTTGGCAACTAACAGCAAAATCCAATGTATATTCTTTTGGTGTCGTGCTGTTTGAGGTTTTGTGTGCTCGGGCTGCTTATGATCCCAATCTTCCATGGAGACAAGCTAACTTGGTAGAGTATGCCCTTAGTTGCCAGAAGAAGGGCATTATTGATCTGATTGTTGATCCCTACCTTAAAGGAAATATTTCTCCATGGTGCTTCAAGAAGTTTGTAGAGATTGCTGAGAAATGTGTTAGTGATTGTGGTGTCAATCACCCTACAATGCAAGAAGTGCTTCAGGACCTGGAGATGTGCCTTGCAGAACAAAACGGAAGCCCCGGTGATGAGATGCTGGCCGATGATGACAGTAATGGTTCTCAAGGGAGCGATCGATGTTTGAAAAATGATGGCATAGATGGGGATGAGCTAGTTGTTAACCCTGTCGAGTCCAAACAAAAAAAAAGCTAG